The following proteins are encoded in a genomic region of Catellatospora sp. TT07R-123:
- a CDS encoding sigma-70 family RNA polymerase sigma factor produces MSPQPSDAARPVADPATQRDAATQWALAARGGDPLAQAALVRATQAEVWRFVAALVDPGSADDLTQETYLRAFRALPGFEGRSTVRTWLLGIARRTCADHVRTVVRQRRLDTRLAGEAATGGLHPDPAGQVSAAQLLERLSPERREAFVLTQLLGLPYEQAAAVLEVPVGTIRSRVARARADLVTSVVTALAA; encoded by the coding sequence GTGTCCCCCCAGCCATCCGATGCCGCCCGCCCGGTCGCCGATCCGGCCACGCAGCGCGATGCTGCTACGCAGTGGGCGCTGGCCGCGCGTGGTGGAGATCCGCTGGCGCAGGCCGCGCTGGTGCGGGCCACCCAGGCCGAGGTGTGGCGGTTCGTAGCGGCCCTGGTCGATCCGGGCAGCGCGGATGATCTGACCCAGGAGACCTATCTGCGGGCGTTCCGGGCACTGCCCGGCTTCGAGGGCCGGTCGACGGTACGCACGTGGCTGCTGGGAATCGCCCGCCGCACCTGCGCCGACCATGTGCGTACGGTGGTAAGGCAGCGCCGGCTGGACACCCGTCTGGCCGGCGAGGCGGCGACGGGCGGGCTCCACCCCGACCCGGCAGGTCAGGTCAGCGCGGCGCAGCTGCTGGAGCGGCTGTCGCCGGAGCGCCGGGAGGCGTTCGTGCTGACCCAGCTGCTGGGGCTGCCGTACGAGCAGGCGGCGGCGGTGCTGGAGGTGCCCGTCGGCACGATCCGGTCCCGGGTCGCGCGCGCCCGCGCCGACTTGGTCACCAGCGTCGTTACCGCACTAGCCGCCTAA
- a CDS encoding DoxX family protein, with protein MSGWHRAQPWVSLVVRLALAGVFLTAGLLKVSDLAATGRAVNAYQILPYDLAMAFGAAQPFVEIALGLLLLVGLATRLAGWISAVTMVAFIAGISSAWARGLNIDCGCFSKGGVLPPGVTPNYVPEILRDVAFLAMAIFLIIYPVSRFSLDARLDQPSATDAVFEEYDDDDNEDEPAAAAARQKRA; from the coding sequence ATGAGCGGTTGGCACAGGGCACAGCCGTGGGTGAGCCTGGTCGTCCGGCTCGCCCTCGCCGGGGTCTTCCTGACCGCGGGGCTGCTCAAGGTGTCGGACCTGGCCGCGACGGGACGCGCCGTGAACGCGTACCAGATCCTGCCGTACGACCTCGCCATGGCCTTCGGGGCGGCGCAGCCGTTCGTGGAGATCGCCCTCGGCCTGCTCCTGCTGGTCGGCCTGGCCACCCGCCTGGCCGGCTGGATCAGCGCGGTCACCATGGTCGCCTTCATCGCGGGCATCTCCTCGGCCTGGGCCCGCGGCCTCAACATCGACTGCGGCTGCTTCAGCAAGGGCGGCGTGCTCCCGCCCGGCGTCACCCCCAACTACGTTCCGGAGATCCTCCGGGATGTGGCCTTCCTGGCGATGGCCATCTTTTTGATCATCTACCCGGTCAGCCGTTTCTCCCTCGACGCACGACTGGATCAACCGTCCGCGACGGACGCCGTGTTCGAGGAGTATGACGATGACGACAACGAAGACGAGCCTGCCGCCGCGGCGGCACGCCAGAAGCGGGCGTGA
- a CDS encoding thioredoxin domain-containing protein, translating into MSSRKDQNAAARLVREQIAAEKRRKRTLYITIGAVAALVIAGLIGWSLYASSKSGEYTAPRNTNSAGSGVVAGAGPVTVDEYVDFLCPHCKAFHDDYGAQVKQLVDDKKITLVTHPVAYLDGASTNRYSTRSSAASGCAADEGKFAEYADALFANQPAEGTAGPSDDDLVALGKTVGLGDAFGQCVQDKKFVTWADHVTTEAGKAGVSGTPTVLVNGKPVQATGPAIAAAVAEATGAKPTPTVS; encoded by the coding sequence ATGAGCAGCCGCAAGGACCAGAACGCCGCGGCGCGGCTGGTGCGCGAGCAGATCGCCGCCGAGAAGCGCCGCAAGCGCACCCTGTACATCACGATCGGGGCGGTCGCCGCGCTGGTCATCGCCGGCCTGATCGGCTGGAGCCTGTACGCGTCGAGCAAGAGCGGCGAGTACACGGCCCCGCGCAACACCAACAGCGCGGGCAGCGGCGTCGTGGCGGGCGCGGGCCCGGTCACCGTCGACGAGTACGTCGACTTCCTGTGCCCGCACTGCAAAGCCTTCCACGACGACTACGGTGCCCAGGTCAAGCAGCTCGTCGACGACAAGAAGATCACCCTGGTGACGCACCCGGTGGCATACCTCGACGGCGCCTCGACCAACCGCTACTCGACCCGGTCGTCCGCCGCCTCCGGCTGCGCCGCCGACGAGGGCAAGTTCGCCGAGTACGCCGACGCGCTGTTCGCCAACCAGCCCGCCGAGGGCACCGCCGGGCCCAGCGACGACGACCTGGTCGCCCTGGGCAAGACGGTCGGCCTGGGCGACGCCTTCGGCCAGTGCGTCCAGGACAAGAAGTTCGTGACCTGGGCGGACCACGTCACCACCGAGGCGGGCAAAGCCGGTGTCAGCGGTACGCCTACCGTGCTGGTGAACGGCAAGCCGGTCCAGGCCACCGGCCCGGCCATCGCGGCGGCGGTCGCCGAGGCGACCGGGGCCAAACCCACCCCCACCGTGAGTTAG